A single window of Psychromonas ingrahamii 37 DNA harbors:
- a CDS encoding IS30 family transposase yields MKTYNQLTYEQRCQIYALKKTGLSQNKIAKQLSVSQSTISRELSRNTGKRGYRIQQAQISSDKRRLAACKAIKMTTSLIELIDSRIKEKWSPEQISGRLREQQSINISHETIYQHVWSDKKSGGNLFKKLRRKGKIYQTRNKDKQAGRGFIKNRISIDERPQVVDDKSRMGDWEIDLVIGKGHSGALVTIVERKTSFTVSTRVDDKSAKTVTAATIALLKPFEDSVITITADNGKEFAYHEEMTESLKCDVYFADPYCSWQRGLNENTNGLLRQYWPKSTDFKKVSQSEVQDVIVKLNDRPRKKINYKTPAKLMAEHRVAIAA; encoded by the coding sequence ATGAAAACATATAACCAACTGACCTACGAACAACGATGCCAGATTTATGCCTTAAAGAAAACAGGTTTGAGTCAAAATAAAATAGCAAAGCAACTAAGTGTTAGCCAATCAACGATTAGCAGGGAGTTGTCCCGTAATACAGGTAAGCGTGGTTATCGTATTCAGCAAGCTCAAATATCATCAGATAAGCGTCGATTAGCCGCTTGTAAAGCCATTAAAATGACAACAAGTCTCATTGAGTTAATTGACTCCAGAATTAAAGAAAAATGGAGTCCAGAGCAGATATCAGGCAGGCTTAGAGAGCAACAAAGCATCAATATTAGCCATGAAACCATTTATCAGCATGTTTGGTCAGATAAAAAAAGTGGCGGTAACTTATTCAAAAAATTACGTAGGAAAGGAAAAATTTACCAAACACGCAATAAAGATAAGCAAGCAGGTAGAGGGTTTATAAAGAACCGCATAAGTATTGATGAGCGCCCACAAGTTGTTGATGATAAAAGCAGAATGGGTGATTGGGAAATCGACCTGGTTATTGGCAAAGGACACAGTGGCGCGTTGGTCACTATTGTAGAGCGGAAAACTAGCTTTACGGTGTCGACACGTGTAGATGACAAATCAGCGAAAACAGTCACAGCAGCGACCATTGCTTTGTTAAAACCGTTTGAAGATTCCGTGATAACGATCACTGCGGATAATGGTAAAGAATTTGCTTATCATGAAGAAATGACTGAGAGTTTGAAATGTGATGTGTATTTTGCAGATCCTTATTGTTCGTGGCAACGAGGATTGAATGAAAACACCAATGGTCTATTACGACAATATTGGCCGAAATCAACAGACTTCAAAAAAGTATCGCAATCAGAAGTTCAAGATGTAATAGTCAAACTCAATGATAGACCAAGAAAAAAAATAAATTACAAAACGCCAGCCAAATTAATGGCTGAACATAGAGTGGCTATAGCCGCTTAG
- a CDS encoding metallophosphoesterase has translation MSNNILAALEKRLGATVSKQRVASEEAHTAQVFGWGRNFFHIENFYSAHSIIKNTLRLCLMHQKGQRNAINIQLRHNSIKLEHLHPELQDFTLLHLSDMHLDMDAQATMALMERVREVNYDICVMTGDYRARTYGEIDKAMAAMARLRAQLKKPVYAVLGNHDSITMVPALEEMGIQVLVNENTLIKRGQGTLFLAGIDDAHYFCADDIPKAANGMTESIPGILLSHTPAVYKQAAEVGFDLLLSGHTHGGQICLPGGIPLILDSDCPRFVGKGAWHYHKLQGYTSVGSGTSIVNVRINCLPEITLHTLICKD, from the coding sequence ATGAGTAACAATATATTGGCAGCGCTAGAAAAGCGACTTGGTGCCACAGTTAGCAAACAGCGAGTTGCAAGCGAAGAGGCACACACCGCGCAAGTCTTTGGATGGGGTCGTAATTTTTTTCATATTGAGAATTTCTACTCCGCACATTCAATTATCAAAAATACCCTGCGCCTATGCTTGATGCATCAAAAAGGGCAGCGCAATGCCATAAATATTCAGCTTCGCCATAACAGTATTAAACTCGAGCATCTGCATCCAGAGCTTCAAGATTTCACTCTTCTTCATCTTAGCGACATGCATCTTGATATGGATGCTCAAGCAACAATGGCATTGATGGAGCGAGTGAGAGAGGTAAATTATGATATCTGTGTTATGACCGGGGATTACCGTGCACGCACATACGGGGAGATAGATAAGGCAATGGCTGCCATGGCGCGATTGAGAGCACAACTAAAAAAACCTGTCTACGCTGTATTGGGCAACCATGACAGTATAACAATGGTGCCTGCCTTAGAGGAGATGGGAATTCAAGTGCTGGTCAATGAAAATACACTGATTAAACGCGGGCAAGGGACGCTGTTTCTTGCTGGTATTGATGATGCGCATTACTTTTGTGCTGACGATATTCCTAAAGCGGCAAACGGCATGACTGAGAGCATACCCGGTATCCTTTTGTCTCATACCCCCGCCGTCTATAAGCAGGCAGCAGAAGTGGGCTTTGATTTGCTTTTGTCCGGGCACACTCATGGTGGGCAAATATGTTTACCGGGTGGCATTCCTCTTATACTAGACTCTGACTGTCCGCGTTTTGTGGGCAAAGGGGCATGGCACTATCATAAATTGCAAGGTTATACATCGGTAGGCTCGGGAACTTCTATCGTGAATGTACGCATAAACTGCCTGCCTGAAATTACGCTACATACACTTATCTGCAAAGATTAA
- a CDS encoding pYEATS domain-containing protein: protein MQYTIKSNVIRNIDGKIKYKQFNEKGKMHFHLGVWVDAPERELDEIEFVEYALHPTFKKQNRRSLNRLNNFSITFWTWGIFNIKVAIHLHSGEIINMDYYLEYTLPSEKSEYVQV from the coding sequence ATGCAGTACACAATAAAAAGCAATGTGATTAGAAATATCGATGGGAAAATAAAATATAAGCAATTCAATGAGAAAGGTAAAATGCACTTTCATCTTGGAGTATGGGTTGATGCACCAGAGAGAGAGCTAGATGAAATTGAGTTTGTTGAATATGCGCTGCATCCAACGTTTAAAAAACAAAATAGGCGCTCCCTGAACAGGCTAAATAACTTCTCTATCACTTTTTGGACATGGGGCATATTCAATATTAAAGTCGCAATACACCTGCATTCAGGAGAGATTATAAATATGGATTATTATCTTGAATATACTCTGCCTTCCGAAAAAAGTGAGTATGTGCAAGTCTAA
- a CDS encoding YihY/virulence factor BrkB family protein, giving the protein MKSFITKFINFIETDIWRIRANQLSGMKLFGLRQLRIILLAIRGFAEDKCMLRASALTFFSLLSMVPVAAMAFGIAKGFGFDKKLETLLFDNLQGQEEVVEKLIGFSQAMLENTQGGIIAGIGTVVLFWAVIKVLGQIEESFNEIWGIKKSRSFARKFSDYVSIMLICPVLLIISSSTTVIISSQVTLLVEKISFLGPIVPLIITSLKILPYAVIWTVFTFIYIFIPNTKVNFKAGLLGGIIAGTTYQIVQWIYITFQVGVLKYGAIYGSFAALPLFLVWLQMSWLIVLLGAEVSFAEQNVETYEFEPDCLKASHSFKRLISLYIVLLSVKNFCKGEKPWHADQISHFVELPIRLVRQILFELTEAGLLVEVKLNDANTLFYQPARDPEFLTIFHVLEVLDQHGIDAVPIINSKELNKLKETFDKFKTAIENSPSNIALKDI; this is encoded by the coding sequence ATGAAATCATTTATAACAAAGTTCATTAATTTTATTGAAACGGATATTTGGCGGATTCGGGCTAACCAGCTCTCAGGAATGAAATTGTTTGGCCTTCGTCAACTTCGTATTATCCTTTTGGCTATTCGTGGTTTTGCTGAAGATAAATGCATGCTGCGCGCCTCTGCCCTAACTTTTTTCTCTTTATTATCTATGGTCCCGGTTGCAGCGATGGCTTTTGGCATTGCCAAAGGGTTTGGCTTTGATAAAAAATTAGAAACATTATTATTTGATAACCTGCAGGGTCAGGAAGAGGTCGTTGAGAAACTGATCGGATTTTCTCAGGCGATGCTTGAAAATACCCAAGGCGGTATTATTGCCGGGATTGGTACTGTCGTATTATTTTGGGCCGTCATTAAAGTATTAGGTCAGATAGAAGAATCGTTTAATGAGATATGGGGGATTAAAAAAAGTCGAAGTTTTGCAAGAAAGTTTAGCGATTATGTCTCTATTATGTTGATTTGCCCTGTTTTATTAATTATATCTAGCAGTACCACCGTTATTATTAGTAGTCAGGTTACACTTCTGGTGGAAAAAATATCCTTTCTCGGGCCGATTGTTCCGCTTATTATTACTAGTCTTAAAATTCTGCCTTATGCTGTTATTTGGACGGTATTTACTTTTATTTATATTTTTATTCCTAATACCAAAGTAAATTTTAAGGCCGGCCTTTTAGGGGGAATTATTGCAGGGACTACCTATCAGATTGTTCAATGGATTTATATAACGTTTCAGGTGGGCGTCTTAAAATATGGTGCCATTTATGGGAGCTTTGCGGCCTTACCGCTGTTTTTAGTGTGGCTGCAGATGAGTTGGCTGATTGTCCTTCTAGGCGCAGAGGTTTCCTTTGCTGAACAAAATGTGGAAACCTATGAATTTGAACCGGATTGTCTAAAAGCCAGCCATTCATTTAAGCGATTAATTTCCTTATACATTGTTCTATTAAGTGTTAAAAATTTTTGTAAGGGAGAAAAACCCTGGCACGCCGATCAAATATCACATTTTGTGGAATTACCGATTCGGCTTGTACGTCAAATCCTTTTTGAATTAACTGAAGCAGGTCTGTTGGTTGAGGTCAAATTAAATGATGCTAATACCTTGTTTTACCAACCGGCACGCGATCCGGAATTCCTTACGATTTTTCATGTTCTGGAAGTATTAGATCAACATGGTATTGATGCTGTTCCAATTATAAATTCCAAGGAATTAAATAAACTAAAAGAAACTTTTGATAAATTTAAGACCGCTATTGAAAATTCCCCATCTAATATTGCCTTAAAGGATATTTAA
- a CDS encoding sensor domain-containing diguanylate cyclase, producing the protein MKKNAVPNLNDFFSGHLIVNKARKILYCNNYICDLSDQSDKSLIDNPLSKFVTKASNIFIDSYVYPLLMHQSCAQEIQITWIGKNGETIPVVVNIKLGSEDISYWSLYVCENRDKLHSELLKANEKLEKQSQELFRLATTDPLTGLLNRRELQVQAQKVTHQAARNLSTFALLFIDIDFFKRVNDTYGHPAGDKVLICLANILTQERRVTDIVARMGGEEFALLLPNIDEENAYKLAERLRKKIEKQTIDHIKITVSIGLVVTRKNTQTNFDILLELADQALYESKEWGRNRTHVAQL; encoded by the coding sequence ATGAAAAAAAACGCAGTTCCAAATTTAAACGATTTTTTTTCTGGTCATCTTATTGTAAATAAAGCTAGAAAAATTCTTTATTGCAATAATTATATTTGTGATTTAAGTGACCAGTCTGATAAAAGTCTGATTGATAACCCCCTATCCAAATTTGTTACCAAAGCATCTAATATTTTTATTGATAGTTATGTTTATCCACTATTAATGCATCAATCATGCGCACAAGAAATCCAAATAACGTGGATTGGGAAAAACGGAGAAACAATACCCGTTGTAGTGAATATAAAGCTGGGGTCAGAAGATATATCTTACTGGTCACTTTACGTCTGTGAAAATCGAGATAAGCTTCACAGTGAGCTGTTAAAAGCGAATGAAAAGCTTGAAAAACAGTCTCAAGAGTTATTTCGTCTGGCAACAACAGATCCCCTGACCGGTTTATTGAACAGGCGCGAACTGCAAGTACAGGCCCAAAAAGTCACTCATCAAGCTGCCAGAAACTTATCAACATTTGCATTATTGTTTATTGATATTGATTTTTTTAAACGTGTTAATGATACATACGGCCATCCCGCTGGAGATAAGGTTTTAATATGCCTGGCTAATATACTGACTCAAGAACGAAGAGTAACTGATATAGTGGCAAGAATGGGAGGTGAAGAATTTGCATTACTATTACCCAATATTGATGAAGAAAATGCCTATAAATTAGCCGAAAGATTAAGGAAAAAAATTGAAAAGCAAACAATAGACCATATAAAAATCACCGTAAGTATCGGCTTAGTCGTCACGCGTAAAAACACCCAAACAAATTTTGATATATTACTTGAATTAGCTGATCAAGCACTTTATGAGTCCAAAGAATGGGGACGAAACAGAACGCATGTTGCTCAACTTTAA
- a CDS encoding alpha/beta fold hydrolase yields the protein MSSVILRNNVKIIGKKNAPILMLAHGFGCDQNMWQYMLPELESHYKIILFDYVGSGNSLLTDYSKEKYSTLEGYAKDIVDIIEALNLKDVTIIAHSVSSIIASIAAIKRPELIKHLVMVCPSPCFLNIPPDYEGGFERSDLEDLIELMDKNYIGWANYLAPLIMGNSQSPELIGELSGSFCSTDPLVAKTFAKATFFSDHRHILKNITCPVLILQSASDSLAGINIGYYMAEKIAHNELAIINAEGHCLHMTNHQDIIPIILRFIGR from the coding sequence ATGAGCAGTGTAATATTAAGAAATAATGTCAAAATAATAGGCAAGAAAAATGCTCCTATTTTAATGTTGGCACATGGATTTGGCTGCGATCAGAATATGTGGCAATATATGTTACCTGAATTAGAAAGCCACTATAAAATTATATTATTTGATTATGTCGGCTCTGGAAATTCTTTATTAACTGATTATTCCAAGGAAAAATATTCTACATTAGAAGGTTATGCAAAAGATATTGTTGATATTATTGAAGCATTGAATTTAAAGGACGTTACCATTATTGCGCACTCGGTGAGTTCTATTATTGCTTCAATTGCTGCTATAAAAAGACCCGAATTAATTAAGCATCTTGTGATGGTTTGTCCATCGCCCTGCTTTCTAAATATCCCCCCCGATTATGAGGGAGGATTTGAAAGAAGTGACTTGGAAGATCTCATTGAACTGATGGATAAAAATTATATTGGCTGGGCAAATTATTTGGCCCCCCTTATTATGGGAAATTCACAATCACCTGAGCTCATTGGTGAATTGTCAGGCAGTTTCTGCAGTACAGATCCCTTAGTGGCAAAGACGTTTGCTAAAGCCACATTTTTTTCAGATCATCGACACATTTTAAAAAATATAACCTGCCCTGTGCTAATACTACAAAGTGCGTCCGATTCATTGGCCGGCATCAATATTGGATATTACATGGCTGAAAAAATTGCTCATAATGAACTTGCCATTATTAATGCAGAAGGCCATTGTTTACATATGACAAATCACCAAGATATTATCCCGATAATTCTTCGTTTTATTGGACGATAG